The following proteins come from a genomic window of Diceros bicornis minor isolate mBicDic1 chromosome 4, mDicBic1.mat.cur, whole genome shotgun sequence:
- the PLEKHO1 gene encoding pleckstrin homology domain-containing family O member 1 isoform X1: MMKKNNSAKRGPQDGNHQSAPPEKVGWVRKFCGKGIFREIWKNRYVVLKGDQLYISEKEVKDEKNIQEVFDLSDYEKCEELRKSKSRSKKNHSKFTLAHSKQPGNTAPNLIFLAVSPEEKESWISALNSAITRAKNRILDEVTVEEDSYLAHPTRDRAKIQHSRRPPTRGHLMAVASTSTSDGMLTLDLIQEEDPSPEEPTSCAESFRVDLDKSVAQLAGSRRRADSDHIQPSSDRASGLSRPWERPDKGATYTPQAPKKLTPTEKGRCASLEEILSQRDAAPARTLQLRAEDPTTPIPPHPGQLSRIQDLVARKLEKTQELLAEVQGLGDGKRKAKEPPRSPPDSESEQLLLETERLLGEASSNWSQAKRVLQEVRELRDLYRQMDLQTPDSHLRQTTQHSQYRKSLM, from the exons ATGATGAAGAAGAACAATTCCGCCAAGAGG GGGCCTCAGGATGGAAATCATCAGTCTGCACCGCCTGAGAAGGTCGGCTGGGTCCGGAAATTCTGCGGGAAAGGGATTTTCAGGGAGATTTGGAAAAACCGCTATGTGGTGCTGAAAGGGGACCAGCTCTACATCTCTGAGAAGGAG gtaaaagatgagaaaaatattcAAGAGGTGTTTGACCTGAGTGACTATGAGAAGTGTGAAGAGCTCCGGAAATCCAAGAGCAGAAGCAAGAAAAATCATAGCAAGTTCACTCTTGCCCACTCCAAACAGCCCGGGAACACG GCACCCAATCTGATCTTCCTGGCAGTGAGTCCAGAAGAGAAGGAATCGTGGATCAGTGCCCTCAACTCTGCTATCACCCGAGCCAAGAACCGCATCTTGGATGAG GTCACTGTCGAGGAAGACAGCTATCTCGCCCACCCTACTCGAGACAGGGCAAAAATCCAACACTCCCGCCGCCCCCCAACTCGAGGACACCTAATGGCTGTG gcTTCGACCTCTACCTCAGATGGGATGCTGACCTTGGACCTGATCCAGGAGGAGGACCCTTCCCCTGAGGAACCAACCTCTTGTGCTGAGAGCTTCCGGGTCGATCTGGACAAGTCTGTGGCCCAGCTGGCGGGCAGCCGGCGGAGAGCAGACTCAGACCATATCCAGCCCTCCTCAGACCGGGCAAGCGGCCTTTCCCGACCTTGGGAAAGGCCAGACAAGGGGGCCACCTACACCCCCCAGGCACCCAAGAAGTTGACCCCCACAGAGAAAGGCCGCTGTGCCTCCCTGGAGGAGATCCTGTCTCAGCGGGACGCTGCCCCAGCCCGTACCCTCCAATTGCGGGCCGAGGACCCcacaacccccatcccaccccacccgGGGCAGCTGTCCCGGATCCAGGACCTGGTAGCAAGGAAACTGGAGAAGACTCAGGAGCTACTGGCAGAGGTTCAGGGACTGGGAGATGGGAAGCGAAAGGCCAAGGAGCCCCCTCGGTCTCCTCCTGATTCTGAGTCAGAGCAGCTGCTGCTGGAGACGGAACGGCTGCTGGGAGAGGCATCATCGAATTGGAGCCAGGCGAAGAGGGTGCTGCAGGAAGTCAGGGAGCTGAGGGACCTGTACAGACAGATGGACCTGCAAACCCCTGACTCCCACCTCAGACAGACCACCCAGCACAGTCAGTACCGGAAGAGCCTGATGTGA
- the PLEKHO1 gene encoding pleckstrin homology domain-containing family O member 1 isoform X2, translated as MAVASTSTSDGMLTLDLIQEEDPSPEEPTSCAESFRVDLDKSVAQLAGSRRRADSDHIQPSSDRASGLSRPWERPDKGATYTPQAPKKLTPTEKGRCASLEEILSQRDAAPARTLQLRAEDPTTPIPPHPGQLSRIQDLVARKLEKTQELLAEVQGLGDGKRKAKEPPRSPPDSESEQLLLETERLLGEASSNWSQAKRVLQEVRELRDLYRQMDLQTPDSHLRQTTQHSQYRKSLM; from the exons ATGGCTGTG gcTTCGACCTCTACCTCAGATGGGATGCTGACCTTGGACCTGATCCAGGAGGAGGACCCTTCCCCTGAGGAACCAACCTCTTGTGCTGAGAGCTTCCGGGTCGATCTGGACAAGTCTGTGGCCCAGCTGGCGGGCAGCCGGCGGAGAGCAGACTCAGACCATATCCAGCCCTCCTCAGACCGGGCAAGCGGCCTTTCCCGACCTTGGGAAAGGCCAGACAAGGGGGCCACCTACACCCCCCAGGCACCCAAGAAGTTGACCCCCACAGAGAAAGGCCGCTGTGCCTCCCTGGAGGAGATCCTGTCTCAGCGGGACGCTGCCCCAGCCCGTACCCTCCAATTGCGGGCCGAGGACCCcacaacccccatcccaccccacccgGGGCAGCTGTCCCGGATCCAGGACCTGGTAGCAAGGAAACTGGAGAAGACTCAGGAGCTACTGGCAGAGGTTCAGGGACTGGGAGATGGGAAGCGAAAGGCCAAGGAGCCCCCTCGGTCTCCTCCTGATTCTGAGTCAGAGCAGCTGCTGCTGGAGACGGAACGGCTGCTGGGAGAGGCATCATCGAATTGGAGCCAGGCGAAGAGGGTGCTGCAGGAAGTCAGGGAGCTGAGGGACCTGTACAGACAGATGGACCTGCAAACCCCTGACTCCCACCTCAGACAGACCACCCAGCACAGTCAGTACCGGAAGAGCCTGATGTGA